The following proteins are co-located in the Manduca sexta isolate Smith_Timp_Sample1 unplaced genomic scaffold, JHU_Msex_v1.0 HiC_scaffold_63, whole genome shotgun sequence genome:
- the LOC115450707 gene encoding RNA exonuclease 4 translates to MSNDFVRNGIYLLLFVIDHILHCLYILLSTVVDIVKLILYSVLYTNMTEGTKKRKRNSAESHNQVVVNRGVIDANWQKFLSANIIMDKKEEKPPQKNHFTGTFRRARKKKPQNQEISSSEYINGDMKSLNLEPQPNGELKKINEPRKQNKITKFLAMDCEMVGIGYNGSDHMLARVSIVNKFGDCIYDKFVKAREEVKDYRTDVSGVRKEDLLNGEEFTVVQKEVSDLLKGKILVGHSLKNDLSVLFLSHPKRNIRDTARYKPFKKITKGSTPSLKRLAKEILGIDIQHGEHSSVEDARAAMQLYCTVGKKWEESLSDKRGHRKISNE, encoded by the exons ATGTCAAATGATTTCGTACGcaatggtatttatttattgttgttcgTAATCGATCATATCTTGCACTGTTTATACATATTACTCAGCACtgtggtagatattgtaaagtTGATATTGTATTCTGTCCTGTATACAAATATGACAGAGGGAACGAAGAAACGTAAACGGAATTCGGCAGAGTCACATAACCAAGTTGTTGTCAATCGAGGCGTTATAGACGCGAATTGGCAGAAATTTCTATCAGCCAACATAATTATGGATAAGAAAGAAGAAAAGCCGCCCCAAAAAAATCACTTCACGGGCACTTTCCGGCGTGCAAGGAAGAAAAAGCCGCAAAACCAAGAGATTTCGTCGTCAGAGTACATCAATGGTGACatgaaaagtttaaatttagaacctCAGCCGAAcggtgaattaaaaaaaatcaatgagcCTAggaagcaaaataaaataaccaaatttTTGGCTATGGATTGTGAAATGGTTGGAATAGGGTATAATGGAAGTGACCATATGCTGGCTAGAGTGTCCATAGTCAATAAATTTGGGGACTGTATCTATGATAAGTTTGTGAAAGCGCGGGAAGAGGTCAAAGACTACAGAACTGATGTGAGTGGAGTAAGGAAGGAAGATTTATTGAATGGTGAAGAATTTACCGTTGTTCAAAAAGAAGTCTCTGACTTATTGAAAGGAAAGATTTTAGTTGGACACTCTTTGAAAAATGACTTAAGTGTGTTGTTTTTGTCACACCCAAAGAGGAATATTAGAGACACTGCCAGATATAAACCTTTTAAAAAG ATCACCAAAGGCAGCACTCCGTCCCTAAAAAGGTTGGCAAAAGAAATTCTAGGTATTGATATCCAGCATGGAGAACACAGTTCAGTGGAAGACGCAAGAGCTGCCATGCAATTGTACTGTACTGTAGGTAAAAAATGGGAAGAGAGTTTAAGCGACAAACGAGGGCATAGGAAGATttctaatgaataa